One Caulobacter segnis genomic window carries:
- the spdR gene encoding stationary phase response regulator transcription factor SpdR has protein sequence MADIGELVSALPDKSLLLLDDDGPLRTRLGRALEQRGFEVTLAASVAEALTILRGAAPAHAVLDMRLEDGSGLKVVEAVRDARPDAKVIMLTGYGNIATAVAAVKAGVVDYLSKPADADDVARALLAAKDAAPTPPENPMSADRVRWEHIQRVYEMCGHNVSETARRLNMHRRTLQRILAKRAPR, from the coding sequence ATGGCGGATATCGGAGAGCTGGTTTCGGCGCTGCCGGACAAGTCGCTTCTTCTGTTGGACGACGACGGACCTCTGCGGACCCGGCTGGGACGGGCCCTGGAGCAGCGCGGCTTCGAGGTCACGCTGGCCGCCTCCGTGGCCGAGGCGCTGACCATCCTGCGCGGCGCCGCGCCGGCCCACGCCGTGCTCGACATGCGGCTGGAGGACGGCTCGGGCCTGAAGGTGGTCGAGGCGGTGCGCGACGCCCGGCCCGACGCCAAGGTCATCATGCTGACCGGCTACGGCAACATCGCCACGGCCGTGGCGGCGGTGAAGGCGGGGGTGGTCGACTACCTCTCCAAGCCCGCCGACGCCGACGACGTGGCCCGGGCCCTGCTGGCCGCCAAGGACGCCGCCCCGACGCCGCCGGAAAACCCGATGAGCGCCGACCGCGTCCGCTGGGAGCACATCCAGCGCGTCTACGAGATGTGCGGCCACAACGTCTCGGAAACCGCCCGCCGGCTGAACATGCACCGCCGGACGCTGCAGCGGATCCTGGCCAAGCGCGCGCCGCGTTAG
- a CDS encoding SDR family oxidoreductase translates to MAQSMGRVAGKKAFITGGAQGLGAAAARRLAEEGAKVTLADINLAGAEAVAAELNAKHGAGTAFALHLDVTQEDQWIEALEKANSLMGGISVLLNNAGVAGDKPLEAMEFDLWKRIMAINVDSVFLGAKHALTYMRANQPGSIVNISSIAGLIANHNSPAYNASKAAVWLLSKNIALYCAKQGLDIRSNSIHPTFIDTPILDPLSQRLGKEEAHAKLGRQIPLGHIGEPSDIANAVLYLASDESKFMTGAEMRLDGGISAM, encoded by the coding sequence ATGGCGCAGAGCATGGGCCGGGTCGCCGGCAAGAAGGCCTTCATCACCGGCGGAGCCCAGGGGCTGGGCGCGGCGGCCGCGCGTCGCCTGGCCGAGGAAGGCGCCAAGGTCACGCTGGCCGACATCAATCTGGCCGGCGCCGAGGCGGTGGCGGCCGAGCTCAACGCCAAGCATGGCGCGGGGACGGCCTTCGCCCTACATCTGGACGTCACCCAGGAAGACCAGTGGATCGAGGCGCTGGAAAAGGCCAACAGCCTGATGGGCGGGATCTCGGTGCTGCTGAACAACGCCGGCGTCGCGGGCGACAAGCCGCTGGAGGCCATGGAGTTCGACCTCTGGAAGCGGATCATGGCGATCAATGTCGACAGCGTCTTCCTGGGGGCCAAGCACGCTCTGACCTACATGCGGGCCAACCAGCCCGGCTCGATCGTCAACATCAGCTCGATCGCCGGCCTGATCGCCAACCACAATTCGCCGGCCTACAACGCCTCGAAGGCGGCGGTCTGGCTGCTCAGCAAGAACATCGCCCTCTACTGCGCCAAGCAGGGGCTCGACATCCGCTCGAACTCGATCCACCCGACCTTCATCGACACCCCGATCCTGGACCCGCTGAGCCAGCGCCTGGGCAAGGAGGAGGCCCACGCCAAGCTGGGCCGCCAGATCCCACTGGGCCACATCGGCGAGCCGAGCGACATCGCCAATGCGGTGCTCTACCTCGCCAGCGACGAGAGCAAGTTCATGACCGGAGCCGAGATGCGCCTGGACGGCGGGATCTCGGCGATGTGA
- a CDS encoding 4a-hydroxytetrahydrobiopterin dehydratase codes for MSRPRIGAAAAIAQLDGWSAAKDHQDAIAKTFKFGDFNEAFGFMTRVALMADKLDHHPEWFNVYNRVEVLLTTHDADGVTELDVQLAKFMDSAAA; via the coding sequence ATGTCCCGCCCCCGCATCGGCGCCGCCGCGGCGATCGCTCAGCTCGACGGCTGGAGCGCCGCCAAGGACCACCAGGACGCCATCGCCAAGACGTTCAAGTTCGGCGACTTCAACGAAGCGTTCGGCTTCATGACCCGCGTGGCCCTGATGGCCGACAAGCTCGACCATCACCCCGAATGGTTCAACGTCTACAACCGCGTCGAGGTGCTGCTGACCACCCACGACGCCGACGGGGTGACCGAACTGGACGTCCAGCTCGCGAAGTTCATGGACAGCGCCGCAGCATAA
- a CDS encoding HAD-IA family hydrolase, protein MAIEAVIWDFGGVFTTSPFEAFRRYEVERGLPSDFIRTVNATNGDVNAWARFERAEIDAAAFDGLFLEEATRLGHPVRGAEVLPLLYGDLRPRVMEALKVCKARFKVGCITNNVPTGHGPGMAQSAEKALAVGEIMALFDAVIESSKAGVRKPDPRIYQMMCELLGVAPEACVYLDDLGINCKPAAVLGMKAIKVSTEDQLLNDLAEATGLAF, encoded by the coding sequence ATGGCCATCGAGGCGGTGATCTGGGATTTCGGCGGCGTGTTCACGACCTCGCCGTTCGAGGCCTTCCGCCGCTACGAGGTCGAGCGCGGCCTGCCCTCGGACTTCATCCGCACGGTGAACGCGACCAATGGCGACGTGAACGCCTGGGCCCGGTTCGAGCGGGCCGAGATCGACGCCGCCGCCTTCGACGGCCTGTTCCTGGAGGAGGCGACGCGGCTGGGCCATCCCGTGCGCGGGGCCGAGGTTCTGCCGTTGCTCTATGGCGACCTGCGACCTCGGGTGATGGAGGCGCTGAAGGTCTGCAAGGCGCGGTTCAAGGTCGGCTGCATCACCAACAACGTGCCCACCGGCCACGGCCCCGGCATGGCCCAGAGCGCCGAGAAAGCCCTGGCGGTGGGCGAGATCATGGCCCTGTTCGACGCGGTGATCGAAAGCTCCAAGGCCGGGGTCCGAAAGCCCGATCCGCGCATCTACCAGATGATGTGCGAGCTGCTGGGCGTCGCGCCCGAGGCCTGCGTCTATCTCGACGACCTGGGGATCAACTGCAAGCCGGCGGCGGTCCTGGGCATGAAGGCCATCAAGGTCTCGACCGAGGACCAGCTGCTGAACGACCTTGCCGAAGCGACTGGATTGGCGTTCTGA
- a CDS encoding AsmA family protein, giving the protein MVLARCEGSTGATILSTADAILPPKPPRNPFRGLSRRARIGIGAALALVAAIIIFLVIFDWNWLRGPVSRYASAQMQREVAITGDLRVHPWSFQPKAEVYGVRIGQPAWAKSVDPEAGQMARIQRIAVQVKILPLLRGDVILPFLAVDKPDVRLLRDKDGKANWTFGAARSDKPLKLPAIQRFVINEGRLRVDDRQRGALFVGTVNAQEQAGQRGGRFVLEGKGSLNKAGFLAQVTGGPLLNITPSKPYPFDAEVRAGSTHILAKGQVTRPFDLGRFETQLSIAGADLNRLHDLTGLTLPNTPPYKVSGHLVRKGDRYDFETLSGRIGDSDIRGDLFVLTGRERPYLEANLRSRRLDFDDLGSLFGAAPATGRGETASAGQKVEAAQRDATQRLLPDATLQVDRVRAMDAKVSYRADTVNAPNLPLRKVSLELTLDQGMLTMDPVAFTFSRGDLKGTVRLDARPAVPKTDVDVRLTNARLEDFIPIMSDGKRAIEGPVMARAKLSGTGNSVHRAASSANGSVTLVAPRGQIRQAFAELLGVNASKGLILLLSKSDKETPVRCAVADFDVKNGVMTTNHLVADTGVVLAKGRGTINLETERMDFRIEGDSKKPRLVRLFIPITIKGPFLAPKIGLEPGKAVGQGGVAAALGSLINPLAALLPFVTTGEAKDADCAGLVSEARQSGAPVKVAQTTPAKVKK; this is encoded by the coding sequence GTGGTCCTCGCGCGTTGTGAAGGATCAACCGGAGCCACGATCCTGTCGACCGCCGACGCCATCCTGCCCCCGAAGCCGCCCCGGAATCCGTTCCGGGGCCTGTCGCGGCGCGCCCGGATCGGCATCGGCGCGGCCCTCGCTTTGGTCGCGGCGATCATCATCTTCCTGGTGATCTTCGACTGGAACTGGCTGCGTGGACCCGTCAGCCGCTACGCCTCGGCCCAGATGCAGCGCGAGGTGGCGATCACCGGCGACCTGCGCGTCCATCCCTGGTCGTTCCAGCCCAAGGCCGAGGTCTACGGCGTCCGCATCGGCCAGCCGGCCTGGGCCAAGAGCGTCGACCCCGAGGCCGGCCAGATGGCCCGGATCCAGCGTATCGCCGTGCAGGTCAAGATCTTGCCGCTGCTACGCGGCGACGTCATCCTGCCGTTCTTGGCCGTCGACAAGCCCGATGTGCGCCTGCTGCGCGACAAGGACGGCAAGGCTAACTGGACCTTCGGAGCGGCCCGAAGCGACAAGCCGCTGAAGCTGCCGGCCATCCAGCGCTTCGTCATCAACGAGGGTCGCTTGCGCGTCGACGACCGCCAGCGCGGCGCGCTGTTCGTCGGCACGGTCAACGCCCAGGAGCAGGCCGGCCAGCGGGGCGGCCGCTTCGTGCTTGAGGGCAAGGGCAGCCTGAACAAGGCCGGCTTCCTGGCCCAGGTCACCGGCGGTCCCCTGCTGAACATCACGCCCAGCAAGCCCTATCCGTTCGACGCCGAGGTGCGCGCCGGCTCGACCCACATCCTGGCCAAGGGCCAGGTGACCAGGCCGTTCGACCTGGGCCGGTTCGAGACCCAGCTCAGCATCGCCGGCGCCGATCTGAACCGCCTGCACGATCTTACCGGCCTGACCCTGCCCAATACCCCGCCCTACAAGGTCTCGGGCCATCTGGTGCGTAAGGGCGACCGCTACGACTTCGAGACGCTGTCGGGGCGGATCGGCGACAGCGACATCCGTGGCGACCTCTTCGTGCTGACCGGGCGCGAGCGGCCCTATCTGGAGGCCAACCTGCGCTCGCGCCGCCTCGACTTCGACGACCTGGGCAGCCTGTTCGGCGCCGCTCCGGCCACCGGCCGCGGCGAAACCGCCTCGGCCGGCCAGAAGGTCGAGGCCGCTCAGCGCGACGCGACCCAGCGCCTGCTGCCCGACGCCACCCTGCAGGTCGACCGCGTCCGCGCCATGGACGCCAAGGTCAGCTATCGCGCCGACACGGTGAACGCCCCCAACCTACCGCTGCGCAAGGTCAGCCTGGAGCTCACCCTGGACCAGGGCATGCTGACCATGGACCCGGTCGCCTTCACCTTCTCGCGCGGCGATCTGAAGGGCACGGTGCGGCTCGACGCCCGTCCGGCCGTGCCAAAGACTGACGTCGACGTGCGCCTTACCAACGCCCGCCTCGAGGACTTCATCCCGATCATGAGCGACGGCAAGCGCGCCATCGAGGGCCCGGTCATGGCCCGCGCCAAGCTGTCTGGGACGGGAAACAGCGTCCATCGCGCCGCGTCCAGCGCCAATGGCTCGGTCACCCTGGTGGCCCCACGCGGCCAGATCCGCCAGGCGTTCGCCGAACTTCTGGGCGTCAACGCCTCGAAGGGCCTGATCCTGCTGCTGTCCAAGAGCGACAAGGAAACCCCGGTCCGCTGCGCCGTCGCCGACTTCGACGTCAAGAACGGCGTCATGACCACCAACCACCTGGTGGCCGACACCGGCGTGGTGCTGGCCAAGGGGCGGGGCACGATCAATCTGGAGACCGAGCGGATGGATTTCCGCATCGAGGGCGACAGCAAGAAGCCGCGCCTGGTGCGCCTGTTCATCCCGATCACCATCAAGGGTCCGTTCCTGGCTCCGAAGATCGGACTGGAGCCCGGCAAGGCCGTCGGCCAGGGCGGCGTCGCCGCGGCCCTGGGCTCGCTGATCAACCCGCTGGCCGCCCTGCTGCCCTTCGTCACCACCGGTGAAGCCAAGGACGCCGACTGCGCCGGCCTGGTCAGCGAGGCCCGCCAGTCCGGCGCGCCGGTCAAGGTGGCGCAGACGACGCCGGCGAAGGTCAAGAAGTAG
- a CDS encoding CPBP family intramembrane glutamic endopeptidase → MKSERSALVFFLWVLALAVPLWLASGRLGVIGPLRIPVSDLALGFTPMAVALGLRVWSGGWRAAAGLVARAFDVAALRDPRWIAAVILIPPVLYLSSWGAPRLFGFDDPLLTPSLARLAALFVLFLALAAGEEIGWMGYAFAPLRRRWGALGGSLVLALAWWAGHLPSMAAVGASWADMAWWLLGAIALRIIMTWLYAATGASLFAMVLFHALLNLSRIAVFPATGAHYVSAYQVASHVMAAVFALGVLGMTRERLGEARSTS, encoded by the coding sequence ATGAAGTCCGAACGTTCGGCGCTGGTCTTCTTCCTCTGGGTGCTGGCGCTCGCGGTTCCGCTTTGGCTGGCGAGCGGGCGCCTGGGGGTGATCGGCCCGCTGCGCATACCGGTCTCGGACCTGGCCCTGGGGTTCACGCCCATGGCCGTCGCGCTGGGCCTCCGCGTCTGGAGCGGCGGCTGGCGCGCGGCGGCGGGGCTCGTCGCCCGCGCCTTCGACGTCGCCGCTCTGCGAGATCCGCGCTGGATCGCCGCCGTGATCCTGATTCCGCCGGTCCTCTACCTGTCCAGCTGGGGCGCGCCGCGGCTGTTCGGCTTCGACGATCCGCTCCTGACGCCCAGCCTGGCGCGGCTGGCGGCGCTGTTCGTCCTGTTCCTGGCGCTGGCCGCCGGCGAGGAGATCGGCTGGATGGGCTACGCCTTCGCGCCGCTGCGGCGGCGCTGGGGCGCCCTGGGCGGCAGCCTCGTGCTGGCGCTGGCCTGGTGGGCGGGCCACCTGCCGTCGATGGCGGCGGTCGGCGCGTCGTGGGCGGACATGGCCTGGTGGCTGCTGGGCGCGATCGCCCTGCGGATCATCATGACCTGGCTCTACGCGGCGACCGGCGCCAGCCTGTTCGCCATGGTGCTGTTCCACGCCCTGCTCAACCTCAGCCGCATCGCCGTGTTTCCGGCGACGGGGGCGCACTATGTTAGCGCCTACCAGGTCGCCAGCCACGTCATGGCGGCGGTCTTCGCGCTGGGCGTGCTGGGAATGACGCGGGAGCGGCTAGGCGAAGCGCGCTCTACTTCTTGA
- a CDS encoding antibiotic biosynthesis monooxygenase family protein: MPLIRAETGVITQINVFTVPPGGQQALIDHLAKAAAYARDEPGWLSASLHRSLDGTRVVNYAQTESLDAARAVIERLTKGGFIDRNRRFGEAHPGLYEVAMTFER, translated from the coding sequence GTGCCTCTGATCCGCGCCGAGACCGGCGTCATCACCCAGATCAACGTCTTCACCGTTCCGCCGGGCGGCCAGCAGGCGCTGATCGACCACCTGGCCAAGGCGGCCGCCTATGCGCGTGACGAGCCCGGCTGGCTGTCGGCCAGCCTGCATCGCAGCCTGGATGGGACCCGCGTGGTCAACTACGCCCAGACCGAAAGCCTCGACGCCGCCCGGGCGGTGATCGAGCGCCTGACGAAGGGCGGCTTCATCGATCGCAATCGGCGCTTCGGCGAGGCCCATCCGGGTCTTTACGAGGTCGCCATGACCTTCGAGCGCTGA
- a CDS encoding YjhX family toxin: MNISKPQQRTLHALAQGGRIELERDEKGRIVTADCLTRDGWTLTDCTVGVFQSLKRKRLIASQDGGPYRITRLGLSNLRAQLDNRVGAKAW, translated from the coding sequence TTGAACATCTCCAAACCGCAGCAGCGGACCCTGCACGCCCTGGCCCAGGGCGGCCGCATCGAACTCGAACGCGACGAGAAGGGCCGCATCGTCACGGCCGACTGCCTGACCCGCGACGGCTGGACCCTGACCGACTGCACGGTCGGGGTCTTCCAGTCGCTGAAGCGCAAACGGCTGATCGCCAGCCAGGACGGCGGCCCCTACCGGATCACCCGGCTGGGCCTCTCCAACCTGCGCGCCCAGCTCGACAACCGGGTGGGCGCGAAGGCCTGGTAG
- the rsmD gene encoding 16S rRNA (guanine(966)-N(2))-methyltransferase RsmD — protein sequence MRIVSGQYRGKAIVAPPGGATRPTSDRARQAVFNILEHAAWAPELHGARVIDVFAGSGALGLEALSRGAGFCLFVETDDAARGAIRENIDAMHLFGVTRVHRRDATDLGPRPASAGAPFDIAFLDPPYAKGLGEKAVAELKAHDWLAPGAILMFERGRDETDPVLEGFEQIDARDYGAARVLFYKLV from the coding sequence ATGCGCATCGTCTCGGGCCAGTATCGCGGCAAGGCCATCGTCGCCCCGCCGGGCGGGGCCACCCGCCCCACCTCCGACCGCGCCCGCCAGGCCGTGTTCAACATCCTGGAGCACGCCGCCTGGGCGCCGGAGCTGCATGGGGCGCGGGTGATCGACGTCTTCGCCGGCTCGGGCGCGCTGGGCCTGGAAGCCCTGTCACGCGGCGCCGGCTTCTGCCTGTTCGTCGAGACCGATGACGCCGCGCGCGGGGCGATCCGCGAGAACATCGACGCCATGCACCTGTTCGGCGTCACCCGCGTGCATCGCCGCGACGCCACCGACCTGGGCCCGCGCCCGGCCAGCGCCGGCGCGCCGTTCGACATCGCCTTCCTGGACCCGCCCTACGCCAAGGGCCTGGGCGAGAAGGCCGTGGCCGAGCTGAAGGCCCACGACTGGCTGGCGCCCGGCGCGATCCTGATGTTCGAGCGCGGTCGCGACGAGACCGACCCCGTGCTGGAGGGTTTCGAACAGATCGACGCGCGCGACTACGGCGCCGCGCGCGTCCTCTTCTACAAGCTGGTCTGA
- a CDS encoding TMEM175 family protein yields MSDTNSGDSSPGHLHRLVLFSDAVFAIAITLLAIEIHPPHHWHGVADLFAQMGAKLLAYAVSFAVVGVCWFSHRRVFARLVRANGWLDAFNLVVLGLIALLPLITELLWESRGGEAVLVYIGHVALIGLAMGLVWAYAAFVGKLTEPMPTGEAVFVLLRVALLPGLMCGLTIFSLVKPWGWALLAALVVGLNLIGRRLTPKAA; encoded by the coding sequence ATGAGCGACACGAATTCGGGCGATTCCAGTCCAGGGCACCTGCACCGGCTGGTGCTGTTTTCGGACGCCGTCTTCGCGATCGCCATCACCCTGCTGGCCATCGAGATCCATCCGCCGCACCACTGGCATGGCGTGGCCGACCTGTTCGCCCAGATGGGCGCGAAGCTCCTGGCCTACGCCGTGTCGTTCGCGGTAGTCGGGGTCTGCTGGTTCAGCCACCGCCGGGTGTTCGCCCGCCTAGTCCGGGCCAATGGCTGGCTGGACGCCTTCAACCTGGTGGTCCTGGGCCTGATCGCCCTGCTGCCGCTGATCACCGAGCTCCTGTGGGAGAGCCGGGGCGGCGAGGCCGTGCTGGTCTATATCGGCCACGTGGCGCTGATCGGCCTGGCCATGGGCCTGGTCTGGGCCTACGCCGCCTTCGTGGGCAAGCTGACTGAGCCGATGCCGACGGGCGAGGCGGTGTTCGTGCTGCTGCGCGTGGCGCTGTTGCCGGGCCTGATGTGCGGGCTGACGATCTTCAGCCTGGTCAAACCTTGGGGCTGGGCGCTGCTGGCCGCGCTGGTGGTCGGCCTCAACCTGATCGGCCGTCGCCTCACGCCGAAAGCCGCCTGA
- a CDS encoding CPBP family intramembrane glutamic endopeptidase, with translation MKGDRAMRMGELMEAVRRSRFLADLSPYDRDPWRTVFAVPIGMLAAAVAALLGGVFAILVAVLVVSGLDGAPATGHLFAVFSDPNLAEPSGRQSLFILAVLAGVNLGAAVGFVFAAGAIHHRKITDYVNRGQPVRWRLLVGGLVLVGVVMIAVTAVAALTGEALDPPLWKVSPNLAGRALYAAMAVGLLVLAAAAEELVFRGWLLKQSAAYVRDPVVLMTLNGLLFAAIHLDPNIDAFVVRAAMGAGLTWMALRLGGIELGIGAHAANNAVILLLIRPMTTRPDAPHEFKAGLIASALVVLAGFIGVAELSVRWPALRRWTGASTPAAA, from the coding sequence GTGAAAGGCGATCGGGCGATGCGCATGGGCGAGCTGATGGAGGCGGTGAGGCGGTCGCGCTTCCTGGCCGACCTGTCGCCCTATGATCGCGATCCGTGGCGGACCGTGTTCGCCGTGCCGATCGGCATGCTGGCGGCCGCTGTCGCGGCCCTGTTGGGCGGGGTCTTCGCCATCCTGGTCGCGGTGCTGGTGGTCAGCGGCCTGGACGGCGCGCCGGCCACGGGCCACCTGTTCGCCGTCTTTTCCGACCCGAACCTGGCCGAACCGTCGGGTCGCCAGTCGCTGTTCATCCTGGCGGTGCTGGCCGGGGTGAACCTGGGCGCGGCGGTCGGCTTCGTGTTCGCGGCCGGCGCCATCCACCACCGCAAGATCACCGACTACGTCAATCGCGGCCAGCCCGTGCGCTGGCGCCTGCTGGTCGGCGGCCTCGTGCTGGTCGGCGTGGTGATGATCGCCGTGACCGCCGTCGCGGCCCTGACGGGCGAGGCGCTGGATCCGCCGCTGTGGAAGGTCTCGCCTAACCTGGCCGGCCGCGCGCTCTACGCCGCCATGGCCGTGGGCCTGCTGGTCCTGGCCGCCGCCGCCGAGGAGCTGGTGTTCCGGGGCTGGCTGCTCAAGCAGAGCGCCGCCTATGTCCGCGATCCGGTCGTGCTGATGACCCTGAACGGCCTGCTGTTCGCCGCCATCCACCTGGACCCCAACATCGACGCCTTCGTGGTCCGCGCGGCCATGGGCGCGGGCCTGACCTGGATGGCGCTGCGACTGGGCGGCATCGAGCTGGGCATCGGGGCCCACGCGGCCAACAACGCCGTGATCCTGCTGCTGATCCGGCCGATGACCACCCGCCCCGATGCGCCGCACGAGTTCAAGGCCGGGCTGATCGCCAGCGCCCTGGTGGTGCTGGCCGGCTTCATCGGCGTGGCCGAGCTGTCGGTGCGCTGGCCGGCCCTGCGCCGCTGGACCGGCGCCTCGACCCCGGCCGCCGCCTAG
- a CDS encoding pseudouridine synthase: MTKPHDPLYEPELEGQDGELDGGPGERVAKALARSGVASRREVERLIEAGRVAINGKVLTTPAVKVAPGDFLTVDGQLVAEREPTRIFRYHKPTGLMTTHNDPKGRPTVFGSLPKELPRLISVGRLDLNSEGLLLLTNDGELSRALETPSNAWVRRYRARAFGDTTQAKLDTLKDGVTVEGVKYGAIEAKLDKAHEKAGGGKNIWITVSLSEGKNREVRKVLEAIGLKVNRLIRLSYGPFALGTLAAGQIEEVGPRVIRELLEGVVPEENMPTGDRPKFGGIANAVKAPGTAGGGDLQRRGVPRADRDLKPDTPERPEKPVYKAGWAKPKKKVSPHAPAKGAAKPKRAPKSIETKFIDDRKPVARGKPAARPAPKADARPAEGAARRVSEKPGRPAGRPGPKPSRGPAARGPKR, translated from the coding sequence ATGACCAAACCCCATGACCCCCTGTACGAGCCTGAACTCGAGGGTCAAGACGGCGAGCTCGACGGCGGTCCCGGCGAGCGGGTCGCCAAGGCGCTGGCGCGGTCCGGCGTGGCCTCGCGGCGCGAGGTCGAACGGCTGATCGAGGCCGGTCGCGTGGCGATCAACGGCAAGGTGCTGACCACCCCGGCGGTCAAGGTCGCGCCGGGCGATTTCCTCACCGTCGACGGCCAGCTGGTGGCCGAGCGCGAGCCGACGCGGATCTTCCGCTACCACAAGCCCACGGGGCTGATGACCACCCACAACGACCCCAAGGGCCGACCGACGGTGTTCGGATCGCTGCCCAAGGAGCTGCCGCGCCTGATCTCGGTCGGGCGTCTGGATCTGAACTCCGAGGGTCTGCTGCTGCTGACCAACGACGGCGAGCTGTCTCGGGCGCTGGAGACCCCCAGCAACGCCTGGGTCCGCCGCTATCGCGCCCGGGCCTTCGGCGACACCACCCAGGCCAAGCTGGACACGCTGAAGGACGGCGTCACCGTCGAGGGCGTCAAGTACGGCGCGATCGAAGCCAAGCTGGACAAGGCCCATGAAAAGGCCGGCGGCGGCAAGAACATCTGGATCACGGTCTCGCTCTCGGAAGGCAAGAACCGCGAGGTCCGCAAGGTGCTGGAAGCGATCGGCCTGAAGGTCAATCGCCTGATCCGCCTGTCCTACGGGCCTTTTGCCTTGGGGACCCTGGCTGCTGGCCAGATCGAAGAAGTCGGCCCCCGGGTCATCCGCGAGCTGCTGGAGGGCGTCGTCCCCGAAGAGAACATGCCGACGGGCGACCGTCCGAAGTTCGGCGGGATCGCCAACGCCGTGAAGGCGCCCGGCACGGCCGGCGGCGGCGACCTGCAGCGCCGGGGCGTTCCGCGCGCCGACCGCGACCTCAAGCCCGACACGCCCGAACGGCCCGAGAAGCCGGTCTACAAGGCCGGCTGGGCCAAGCCGAAGAAGAAGGTCTCGCCGCACGCCCCGGCCAAGGGCGCGGCCAAGCCCAAGCGTGCGCCCAAGTCGATCGAGACCAAGTTCATCGACGACCGCAAGCCCGTCGCACGCGGCAAGCCGGCGGCGCGTCCCGCCCCCAAGGCGGACGCGAGGCCCGCTGAAGGCGCGGCCCGTCGGGTGTCGGAGAAGCCGGGGCGGCCGGCGGGGCGTCCGGGGCCGAAGCCCTCGCGCGGCCCGGCCGCGCGTGGTCCCAAGCGCTAG
- the tadA gene encoding tRNA adenosine(34) deaminase TadA has translation MHTDQDQDQGLEQDRRMMRLALDAARAAAEAGETPVGAVILDPRTGEVIATAGNGPIAAHDPTAHAEIAAMRAAAARLENYRLTDLTLVVTLEPCAMCAGAISHARIGRVVFGAEDPKGGAVVHGPKFFAQPTCHWRPEVTGGVLAEESAELLRGFFRARRKTKLS, from the coding sequence ATGCACACCGATCAGGACCAGGATCAAGGCTTGGAGCAGGATCGGCGGATGATGCGCCTGGCGCTCGACGCCGCCCGCGCGGCCGCCGAGGCCGGGGAAACCCCGGTCGGCGCGGTGATCCTGGACCCTAGGACCGGCGAGGTGATCGCCACAGCCGGCAACGGCCCGATCGCCGCCCACGACCCCACCGCCCACGCCGAGATCGCGGCGATGCGGGCGGCGGCGGCCAGGCTGGAAAACTACCGGCTGACCGACCTGACCCTGGTCGTGACCCTGGAGCCCTGCGCCATGTGCGCCGGGGCGATCAGTCACGCGCGGATCGGCCGGGTGGTGTTCGGGGCCGAGGATCCGAAGGGCGGCGCGGTCGTCCACGGCCCGAAATTCTTCGCCCAGCCCACCTGCCACTGGCGGCCGGAGGTCACCGGCGGGGTGCTGGCCGAGGAGAGCGCCGAATTGCTGCGGGGCTTCTTCCGCGCACGCAGGAAGACCAAGCTCAGCTGA